The proteins below are encoded in one region of Corynebacterium felinum:
- a CDS encoding pantoate--beta-alanine ligase, which yields MAFEFGVAQDCDVARASMIASAFRKQGKPVVLVVVGAGVHAGHCALIRAARRIPGSVVIVAAHDSVAQHDVAAERVDAVARYSDHSLWPHGLRGGVMVNDNGMEDPELLRVDASRILALVGAIGPSDLVLGEKDYELLVNVQQAVTDLHIPVTIHSVPTVRMPDGVAISLRNTMIPVEYREQALALAAAVTAGAHAAEAGQEAVCAVVREVLQASGVVPDFVKVTALNLGPAPQVGDARLFAGITLGGVRLTDNVGLPLGIGFKNIENPSA from the coding sequence ATGGCTTTTGAATTCGGTGTTGCTCAGGATTGTGATGTTGCTCGGGCGTCGATGATTGCTTCTGCTTTCCGTAAGCAGGGTAAACCTGTGGTGCTGGTGGTTGTGGGTGCTGGGGTGCATGCGGGGCATTGTGCGTTGATTCGTGCGGCGCGGCGTATTCCTGGCAGTGTGGTTATTGTTGCCGCCCACGATTCGGTTGCGCAGCACGATGTGGCTGCTGAGCGTGTCGACGCCGTCGCTAGGTACAGCGATCACTCCTTGTGGCCGCATGGTTTACGCGGTGGTGTGATGGTGAACGATAACGGGATGGAAGACCCTGAGTTGCTTAGGGTGGATGCGAGTCGGATTCTTGCGCTTGTGGGTGCGATTGGTCCTTCTGATCTGGTGTTGGGGGAGAAGGATTATGAGCTGTTGGTGAATGTGCAGCAGGCGGTGACTGATTTGCACATTCCTGTCACGATTCATTCGGTGCCCACGGTACGTATGCCAGATGGTGTGGCGATTTCGCTGCGTAACACGATGATTCCTGTGGAGTATAGGGAGCAGGCGTTGGCGCTTGCTGCCGCTGTGACCGCCGGGGCTCATGCTGCGGAGGCTGGCCAGGAGGCTGTGTGCGCGGTGGTGCGTGAGGTGTTGCAGGCTAGTGGTGTGGTACCTGATTTTGTGAAGGTGACCGCATTGAATTTGGGCCCTGCCCCTCAGGTGGGCGACGCCCGCCTGTTTGCAGGCATCACCTTAGGTGGCGTGCGCCTGACTGATAATGTCGGATTACCACTTGGAATTGGTTTTAAGAATATTGAAAACCCCAGCGCCTAA
- a CDS encoding DUF6779 domain-containing protein, with amino-acid sequence MTSKTNRDRQPGKVTRDSNQFLVVVLILLAVIASAMMLMFSSVGAIKIAMLVALWAVLLGVFVAFRYQRDLEVQRSMYQAKLDQAEKRHATQRMMRETQIQQEISTRSKEMSNQALADISEQLAQVRGQLEAITGTVFPEHSPVLRAEAVRIRELEDTQAPPSAMPVETFDQSSTGSFVATPQPPHTPTATPAPAPAPEPIVEPVAEKPDYFDYSGYGATHAQSGSDQGAVAFEPEYSDAQYSEQDFSEYSDSQYSAEEYSPTQQPTTTSYEYGGYSYDSYPAQEEALAADTSYEAGDSSYAADTSDYYSSYQQATEPQAEPDYSEYASSYSYDDTTQYSDYSSLDAAYDDSADVATNDEPYTPTFNTSSFDAVNWVGTSAEPQPLVGDFEPQRSSVSEGAGYGSSFGYGTYSGGGYTPAHSAASSDYGTSAPRSSGGRRRKEDRVVETPVPPVREASHGRRRQDDQTGGLSVADLMKKRHNER; translated from the coding sequence ATGACTAGCAAAACCAACCGCGATCGGCAGCCCGGAAAGGTGACGCGCGACAGCAATCAATTTCTTGTTGTCGTGCTGATCTTGCTGGCTGTTATTGCCAGCGCCATGATGCTGATGTTCAGCTCAGTAGGCGCGATTAAGATCGCCATGTTGGTTGCGTTGTGGGCTGTGCTTTTAGGCGTGTTTGTGGCCTTCCGATACCAGCGTGATTTAGAAGTACAGCGCTCGATGTATCAGGCAAAGCTGGATCAGGCGGAAAAGCGCCACGCAACGCAGCGCATGATGCGCGAGACACAAATTCAGCAGGAAATTTCGACCCGCTCGAAGGAAATGTCCAACCAGGCCCTTGCGGATATCAGCGAGCAGCTCGCCCAGGTGCGCGGCCAGTTGGAGGCAATCACAGGCACTGTGTTCCCCGAGCACAGCCCCGTGTTGCGTGCTGAGGCGGTGCGGATTCGCGAGCTAGAGGATACCCAAGCACCGCCGAGCGCTATGCCGGTAGAAACCTTCGACCAAAGCTCGACTGGTTCTTTTGTGGCAACACCACAACCACCGCACACTCCCACCGCAACACCAGCACCAGCGCCAGCTCCGGAACCGATTGTGGAGCCGGTAGCGGAAAAGCCGGATTATTTTGATTATTCGGGCTACGGCGCAACTCATGCTCAGAGTGGATCTGATCAGGGGGCTGTTGCTTTTGAGCCGGAGTATTCGGATGCCCAGTATTCGGAACAGGATTTTTCCGAGTATTCGGATTCGCAGTATTCCGCCGAAGAGTATTCGCCCACGCAGCAGCCCACCACCACGTCTTATGAGTACGGCGGTTATAGCTACGACTCATACCCGGCACAGGAGGAGGCTTTGGCAGCCGATACCAGCTATGAGGCTGGTGATTCTTCCTACGCAGCTGACACTAGTGACTACTACTCCAGCTATCAGCAAGCCACAGAGCCGCAGGCTGAGCCGGACTACTCCGAGTATGCGTCGAGTTACAGCTACGATGACACAACACAATACTCAGACTATTCCAGCCTGGATGCTGCATATGATGATTCGGCTGATGTCGCAACCAATGATGAGCCGTACACCCCAACGTTTAACACTAGTAGCTTTGATGCGGTGAACTGGGTGGGTACTTCCGCTGAACCCCAGCCACTGGTGGGTGATTTTGAGCCGCAGCGTTCCTCGGTGTCGGAGGGTGCAGGATATGGTTCGAGTTTTGGGTATGGCACCTATTCTGGTGGTGGTTATACCCCTGCGCATTCTGCTGCATCCTCGGATTACGGCACGTCAGCGCCGCGGTCTTCGGGGGGTCGGCGTCGTAAAGAAGATCGGGTTGTCGAAACCCCGGTTCCACCTGTTCGGGAGGCGTCGCATGGTCGCCGTCGCCAGGATGATCAGACGGGTGGCTTGAGCGTTGCTGATTTGATGAAGAAACGACATAATGAGCGTTAA
- a CDS encoding DUF3180 domain-containing protein — MKPTHLAALIGMAGFCAAATFIVVAQMYSYFPPVPTSVAITLWAMAGLCALLAVVVKGRIKDNRIGFDKSQLEPTRAANFLVMGKASAWTGAIFGGGYLGLAIYIIPRISMLTAAGEDTPKVIGALLGGFALSAAGLWLERACQAPPPTDAESA; from the coding sequence GTGAAGCCAACACATCTCGCTGCACTGATCGGCATGGCCGGGTTTTGCGCAGCCGCCACATTCATTGTGGTGGCGCAAATGTATAGCTATTTCCCACCTGTGCCGACCTCAGTGGCCATCACCTTGTGGGCCATGGCGGGACTGTGCGCACTGTTGGCGGTTGTGGTCAAGGGCCGGATCAAAGATAACCGGATTGGTTTTGATAAAAGCCAGCTGGAACCAACCCGTGCCGCGAATTTTTTGGTCATGGGCAAAGCCAGCGCGTGGACTGGTGCTATTTTTGGTGGGGGGTACCTCGGTTTGGCTATCTACATCATTCCCCGCATCAGCATGCTCACCGCCGCCGGTGAGGATACGCCGAAAGTGATCGGCGCACTCCTCGGCGGATTTGCCCTGAGTGCTGCAGGATTGTGGTTGGAAAGAGCCTGCCAAGCCCCGCCACCGACGGACGCAGAATCTGCTTAG
- the folK gene encoding 2-amino-4-hydroxy-6-hydroxymethyldihydropteridine diphosphokinase: MRAVLSIGSNMEDRYKLLETVFEHFADETIARSSVYSTPPWGVVDQDEFLNAVLIVEVHCSPLELLRRGQALEDAADRVRERRWGPRTLDVDIVQVTQDGVELVQDDPELMLPHPWAKSRAFVLVPWLQADPNACLRGLKVADLVAGLDPADVESIQEI; this comes from the coding sequence ATCCGCGCAGTACTGTCCATCGGCTCAAATATGGAGGATCGCTATAAGCTCCTCGAAACAGTGTTTGAGCACTTTGCTGACGAAACCATTGCGCGCTCATCCGTGTACTCCACCCCGCCGTGGGGAGTGGTGGATCAAGACGAATTCCTCAACGCTGTGCTCATCGTCGAAGTACACTGCAGCCCCCTCGAACTGTTGCGCCGCGGCCAAGCGCTGGAGGATGCAGCAGATCGGGTGCGGGAACGCCGCTGGGGGCCACGCACCTTAGATGTCGATATTGTGCAGGTGACACAAGATGGGGTGGAGCTTGTTCAAGACGATCCCGAATTGATGCTGCCGCACCCGTGGGCGAAGTCTCGTGCGTTTGTTTTGGTACCGTGGCTTCAAGCGGATCCGAACGCGTGCCTTCGTGGGCTCAAAGTTGCGGATCTCGTGGCAGGACTCGATCCTGCCGACGTGGAATCTATCCAGGAGATTTAA
- the folB gene encoding dihydroneopterin aldolase, whose product MADRIELKGLHGYGYHGVFADEKRQGQDFSVDLCCWLDFSAAVETDNLAHTVNYAQLAEIAYQVLTGPSFDLIEKVAGTIAENIMCEFPQLFAVEVTVHKPNAPIPRTFHDVAVVARRSRERGRKG is encoded by the coding sequence ATGGCTGACCGCATTGAACTCAAAGGGCTCCACGGCTACGGCTACCACGGCGTTTTTGCGGATGAAAAGCGCCAGGGCCAAGACTTCAGCGTTGATCTGTGCTGCTGGCTCGACTTCAGCGCAGCAGTGGAGACTGACAATCTTGCACACACCGTTAACTATGCACAGCTTGCTGAAATCGCCTATCAGGTGCTCACCGGGCCCAGCTTCGATCTGATCGAAAAGGTAGCAGGAACCATCGCTGAGAACATCATGTGCGAATTCCCGCAACTGTTCGCAGTGGAAGTAACAGTGCATAAACCCAACGCACCAATTCCACGCACCTTCCACGACGTGGCTGTGGTTGCGCGCCGTTCGAGGGAACGCGGCAGGAAGGGATAA
- the folP gene encoding dihydropteroate synthase gives MGIVNITEDSFSDGGRYLDLDAAIAHAHELIDAGADIIDIGGESTRPGAQRVDEEVELRRVIPVIEELSACGITTSVDTMRARVADRAANAGVGLINDVSGGLADPDMLGVMANIELPVCLMHWKTERFGDAAGAAHESGNIVNDVYTGLEKLVDSALAAGVKEGNISLDPGLGFAKTAENNWALLNGIPTFHQLGYPLLIGASRKRFIKELACDIDAATAAVSALSAHAGAWCVRVHDVASTAAAVKVAYRWNEGT, from the coding sequence ATGGGGATTGTCAACATCACCGAAGATAGCTTCTCCGACGGCGGGCGCTACCTTGACCTCGACGCCGCGATCGCGCACGCACACGAGCTTATCGACGCCGGTGCCGACATCATCGACATCGGCGGCGAATCCACCCGGCCAGGCGCACAACGCGTCGACGAGGAGGTCGAGCTGCGCCGCGTGATTCCCGTTATCGAGGAGCTCAGCGCCTGTGGAATCACAACCAGCGTCGATACCATGCGTGCACGCGTAGCGGATCGTGCCGCCAATGCTGGTGTGGGGCTGATCAACGATGTGTCCGGCGGACTCGCCGACCCCGATATGCTCGGCGTGATGGCAAACATCGAGCTTCCCGTGTGCCTCATGCACTGGAAAACCGAACGCTTCGGGGACGCGGCAGGGGCCGCCCACGAAAGTGGAAACATTGTCAACGACGTGTATACCGGACTCGAAAAACTCGTCGATAGCGCTCTTGCTGCCGGGGTGAAGGAGGGCAACATCAGCCTAGATCCAGGACTCGGATTTGCGAAGACCGCCGAAAATAACTGGGCGCTGCTGAACGGCATCCCCACCTTCCACCAGCTGGGATACCCCCTCTTAATCGGGGCGTCACGCAAGCGCTTCATCAAAGAACTTGCCTGCGACATCGACGCCGCCACCGCCGCAGTCTCCGCGCTTTCTGCACACGCGGGTGCTTGGTGCGTGCGCGTGCACGACGTGGCCAGCACCGCTGCCGCCGTGAAAGTTGCCTACCGCTGGAACGAAGGGACATAA
- the folE gene encoding GTP cyclohydrolase I FolE, translating to MKESAPNMSTFDQARAEAAVRELLLAVGENPDREGLVETPARVARAFQEIFAGLHTDPTEVLNKTFSEDHRELVLVKDIPIYSTCEHHLVPFFGKAHIGYIPGASGKVTGLSKLARLVDMFAKRPQVQERLTSQVADALVDKLEAQSVIVVIECEHLCMAMRGIRKPGASTTTSAVRGGFKTNAASRAEALSLIRG from the coding sequence ATGAAGGAGAGCGCTCCTAATATGTCTACTTTTGATCAGGCGCGCGCCGAAGCGGCAGTCCGTGAGCTGCTGCTTGCCGTCGGCGAAAATCCCGATCGGGAAGGTCTTGTCGAAACCCCGGCTCGAGTGGCTCGTGCTTTCCAAGAAATTTTTGCGGGCTTGCACACCGACCCCACCGAGGTGCTGAATAAAACGTTCAGCGAAGATCACCGCGAATTGGTGTTGGTGAAAGATATTCCGATCTATTCCACCTGCGAGCATCACTTGGTGCCGTTTTTCGGCAAGGCGCATATCGGCTACATTCCGGGTGCGTCGGGCAAAGTTACTGGTTTGTCTAAGCTTGCCCGGCTCGTCGATATGTTTGCGAAGCGACCCCAAGTGCAGGAGCGCTTGACCAGTCAGGTGGCAGATGCGCTCGTCGATAAGCTTGAAGCGCAATCCGTGATTGTCGTGATCGAATGTGAGCACCTGTGTATGGCCATGCGCGGCATCCGCAAGCCCGGCGCATCCACCACCACCTCAGCGGTGCGCGGCGGGTTCAAAACCAACGCCGCATCCCGCGCCGAAGCACTCAGCTTGATTCGGGGATAG